In Aedes albopictus strain Foshan chromosome 3, AalbF5, whole genome shotgun sequence, the following are encoded in one genomic region:
- the LOC109429165 gene encoding beta-1,3-glucan-binding protein codes for MLLPRGSMVLLPALVAVALLSNVAQADSAYNSRHCKKPSVTTASGTSVYRRNFCSGELIFEDNFDHLDLEKWEHEHTLGGGGNGEFQYYLNNRRNSYVENGTLYIRPTLLADETGEEFLTSGTLDLNGGSPYDYCTNPAWDGCERTGTPENPLNPIKSARLRTLRSFNFKYGKLEIRAKIPTGDWLWPALWLMPKLNQYGTWPSSGEIDLMESRGNLDYRVADGTHIGVEQVGSTMHFGPSPWLNGFETTTAAKNSAPEQGFNKDFHRYQLEWTPEFMQFSVDDEPLLFVDGNFWQRGNFDERAPGTPNPWVGGGKMAPFDQEFHVIMNLAVGGTNGYFPDPPATNKDNAKPWENGSPTARGGFWSAKEDWLPTWQLDENDSNEASLQVDYVRVWAL; via the exons ATGTTACTTCCCCGAGGAAGTATGGTTCTTTTGCCTGCCCTAGTGGCAGTAGCTTTACTATCAAATGTTGCACAAGCGGATTCTGCTTACAATAGCAGACACTGCAAGAAACCTTCTGTTACGACTGCTAGTGGAACATCAGtctaccgaaggaacttctgctcTGGTGAGCTGATTTTTGAAGACAATTTCGATCATCTAGACCTGGAAAAGTGGGAACATGAGCACACCCTAGGTGGCGGAGGT AACGGAGAGTTCCAATACTATTTGAACAATCGCAGAAATTCGTATGTGGAAAATGGGACATTATACATTCGTCCAACCTTACTAGCTGATGAAACTGGTGAGGAATTTTTAACCAGTGGAACATTGGATCTAAATGGAGGCTCACCATACGATTA TTGTACCAATCCAGCGTGGGATGGCTGCGAACGAACTGGAACACCAGAAAACCCTTTGAATCCAATCAAAAGTGCTCGCCTTCGTACATTGCGGTCGTTCAATTTCAAATATGGAAAATTGGAGATTCGCGCGAAAATTCCAACTGGCGATTGGCTTTGGCCTGCCCTTTGGTTGATGCCTAAGCTCAATCAATACGGAACTTGGCCGTCTTCGGGTGAAATAGATCTAATGGAAAGTCGTGGTAATTTGGACTATCGTGTTGCAGATGGAACTCATATCGGTGTTGAGCAAGTAGGATCGACTATGCACTTTGGACCAAGTCCATGGTTAAATGGGTTTGAGACTACCACCGCTGCTAAGAATTCCGCTCCTGAACAGGGCTTCAACAAGGACttccaccgctaccagctcgaaTGGACACCCGAATTCATGCAGTTCAGTGTTGATGATGAGCCCCTTCTGTTCGTAGATGGTAATTTTTGGCAGCGTGGTAACTTCGACGAAAGGGCGCCGGGAACGCCGAATCCTTGGGTCGGCGGAGGAAAGATGGCTCCGTTCGATCAGGAGTTTCATGTCATCATGAATCTGGCCGTCGGCGGTACAAATGGATATTTCCCTGACCCCCCTGCGACGAACAAAGACAATGCCAAGCCATGGGAAAATGGATCTCCAACCGCTAGAGGTGGATTCTGGTCTGCCAAGGAAGATTGGTTGCCTACCTGGCAGCTGGATGAAAATGACAGCAATGAAGCGTCTCTGCAAGTTGATTATGTAAGAGTTTGGGCATTGTAG
- the LOC134290495 gene encoding uncharacterized protein LOC134290495 yields MDFQSLLLQYRSMNTDHLLDDEMEYELVIRGVEYSSGESRDLKKRKLRHKLKEQREISDFSMEVIDSEEGCKKELMQVKEKLTKIRDKLENSRTKKTDMSAVQTRLIHLYYRLDRLKDMVDVKGLEDEVLRLLSSSRNESRDAGQTVDDRISRNLMGLSIQENDDSGDVDWQEEDYSSGSTREDKRKKKVGRKKRIGKKAKAKAISPKKKISKAKSVGKSEEMLKKLIDHVDSYIEERLSRMSEERDRKSSGSVESNENVHHVVQLGQKMGSREEKKQLQKERFVDSEIEEESGSEAESGSSRGLRRRPRSVADWKMRYDGKDDGKKLNKFIEEVEFMAEAEGLSKRMLFSEAIHLFAGDARTWYMDGKRNRDFCNWGELVAELKLEFQPPDMDFHYEQQAAQRRQRRAEKFQDYYNAVVEIFRYMAVPPSEERQFDIVFRNLRSDYKNVLVVKGVRTLKALRQWGRKLDSVNMWMYRGRDQESTQKPAQVHEVSAKPFQSRNLSGGKTWKASDQPQGSREQNRPNWKRTPDKPGSFPPRKQSAPTDGECKESQPESSRQALEKRVVEYKEGQLPILCKKPERIGVGGRRVQSKKPPTVFVPYCSDVSELLVAVEGDNRPFAGVDVLGVRLVGLLDSGAQVSILGTGSESLIRKLKLKVFSTDTKVTTAGGNQLAVKGYVNLPVTFEGQTRILTTLVAPSMKRRLILGMNFWRLFKIQPTVQNSLEDREVAEAERVELEEASMLTKEQKDRLAEVKNKFKAFVDGGPLETTSLISHKIEFEESFQNAPPVRLNPYPWSPEVQRNVNEELDKWIASGVVERSSSDWALLIVPVMKKTEEDGQQKIKVRMCLDARKLNERTRRDAYPLPHQDRILGRLGSSKYLTTIDLSKAFWQIPLDKDSRKFTAFRVFGRGLFQFTRLPFGLVNSPATLSRLMDQVLGYGELEPNVFVYLDDIVVASNSFDEHVRTLEEVARRLNAANLSINLEKSKFCVSELPYLGFILSENGVRPNPDKVEAIVNFERPSSIRSLRRFLGMVNYYRRFIDCFSEVTTPLTDLLKGKPKVVSWNPEAEKAFNILKEKLITAPVLANPRFDLPFKIQTDASDLAIAGILTQEVEGAEHVVAYYSRKLTTPQRAWKAAEKEGLAALESIERFRPYVEGTRFTLITDSSALSFIMNTKWKPSSKLSRWSILLQQYDMVVQHRKGSENIVADALSRSLEVLEISRDTGWYSKQFRKVEQDPESFADFKIEDRKLFKFVSVASDVLDYRFEWKLCVPENLRESVLRQEHDDVLHPGYEKTLQRIKIRYYWPKMAVDTKRHVQACTTCKQCQANPVERTNRTINACLRTYLQTDQRVWDTRVADIEELINTTVHASTGFTPYRILYGHEKVLKGEEHRRERDEGELSMEAREEYRKEVGGKLFEKVKENLEKSDGKSRKVYNLRHKKFAPAYRIGQKVFKRNFRQSSAVEHYNAKYGPLYTPCTVIAKRGSSSYEVADETGRSLVVFSASDLRPDNEQDMNS; encoded by the exons ATGGATTTCCAATCGTTGCTTTTACAATATCGTTCGATGAACACTGACCATCTGCTCGATGACGAGATGGAGTATGAACTGGTCATTCGCGGAGTTGAATACTCAAGCGGGGAATCGCGTGACCTGAAGAAACGGAAATTGCGGCACAAGCTGAAAGAGCAACgcgaaattagtgatttttcaatgGAAGTTATAGATTCTGAGGAAGGATGCAAGAAAGAGCTGATGCAGGTAAAGGAGAAGTTGACCAAGATCCGCGATAAGCTTGAGAACAGTAGGACGAAGAAAACCGATATGTCGGCAGTGCAAACCAGGTTGATTCACCTGTACTACCGATTGGATAGGCTGAAGGATATGGTAGATGTGAAAGGATTAGAAGACGAGGTTTTGAGGCTGTTGAGTTCCTCACGGAACGAAAGTCGTGATGCAGGTCAAACTGTAGACGACAGAATCAGTAGGAATCTGATGGGTCTTAGTATCCAAGAAAATGACGACTCCGGTGATGTAGATTGGCAGGAGGAAGACTATTCAAGTGGAAGTACTCGCGAAGATAAACGGAAAAAGAAAGTAGGCAGAAAGAAGAGGATTGGCAAAAAGGCGAAAGCGAAAGCGATTAGCCCAAAGAAAAAGATTAGTAAAGCGAAAAGTGTAGGGAAGTCTGAAGAAATGCTTAAGAAGTTGATAGATCATGTGGACAGCTACATTGAGGAACGATTAAGCAGAATGAGCGAGGAAAGGGATAGGAAATCGTCCGGGTCGGTAGAATCTAACGAAAATGTACATCACGTAGTCCAGTTAGGCCAGAAAATGGGAAGTAGGGAAGAGAAAAAGCAGCTTCAAAAGGAAAGGTTTGTCGACAGCGAGATTGAAGAGGAAAGTGGTTCAGAAGCGGAGTCAGGAAGCTCACGAGGACTCAGGCGTAGACCTCGGTCAGTAGCAGACTGGAAAATGCGATACGATGGGAAGGACGATGGGAAGAAGCTGAACAAGTTCATCGAAGAGGTGGAATTCATGGCGGAAGCGGAGGGCTTAAGTAAGCGGATGCTGTTCAGCGAGGCCATTCACCTGTTTGCGGGGGATGCCAGGACGTGGTACATGGACGGCAAAAGGAACAGGGATTTCTGCAACTGGGGCGAGCTGGTTGCGGAATTGAAGTTGGAGTTTCAGCCTCCGGATATGGACTTCCATTACGAGCAACAGGCTGCACAGCGGAGACAAAGGCGTGCTGAGAAGTTCCAGGACTACTACAATGCGGTAGTCGAAATCTTCCGCTACATGGCCGTTCCACCGTCGGAGGAAAGGCAGTTCGACATCGTCTTCCGCAACCTTCGGTCCGACTACAAAAACGTGTTGGTTGTGAAAGGAGTCCGGACCTTGAAAGCCCTTCGACAGTGGGGAAGGAAGCTGGACTCGGTCAACATGTGGATGTACAGGGGCAGAGACCAGGAATCTACGCAGAAACCGGCTCAGGTGCATGAAGTTTCAGCGAAACCGTTCCAGAGTAGAAATCTGTCCGGTGGCAAAACCTGGAAGGCATCAGATCAACCTCAAGGCAGCAGAGAGCAGAATCGACCTAACTGGAAAAGAACTCCGGATAAACCAGGATCATTTCCACCGAGGAAGCAGAGTGCTCCAACCGATGGTGAGTGTAAGGAGAGTCAACCGGAATCAAGCAGGCAGGCGTTGGAAAAACGAGTCGTGGAGTACAAA GAAGGACAATTGCCCATATTGTGCAAAAAACCCGAAAGGATCGGCGTAGGAGGTCGTCGAGTCCAGTCAAAAAAGCCTCCGACAGTATTCGTTCCATATTGCTCGGATGTTAGCGAGTTACTCGTTGCGGTAGAAGGAGATAATCGGCCATTTGCAGGAGTAGATGTGTTGGGAGTGCGATTAGTGGGATTGTTGGACAGCGGAGCGCAGGTATCCATCCTAGGAACCGGTAGTGAGAGTTTGATTCGAAAGCTGAAGTTAAAGGTTTTCAGCACCGATACGAAGGTTACAACAGCGGGAGGAAATCAGTTGGCAGTTAAAGGCTACGTGAACCTGCCAGTAACTTTTGAAGGTCAAACGCGGATTCTCACTACCTTGGTGGCTCCTTCGATGAAGCGGAGGCTCATATTAGGTATGAACTTCTGGAGGTTGTTCAAGATTCAACCCACAGTCCAGAACTCCTTGGAGGATCGCGAAGTTGCCGAGGCCGAGCGAGTAGAGTTGGAAGAAGCTAGTATGCTGACAAAGGAGCAGAAGGATCGTCTGGCAGAGGTGAAGAACAAGTTTAAGGCGTTTGTCGACGGAGGACCCTTGGAAACTACATCGTTAATCAGCCACAAAATCGAATTCGAGGAGAGTTTTCAGAACGCGCCTCCTGTACGTCTGAACCCATACCCTTGGTCCCCGGAAGTACAACGGAATGTGAACGAGGAGCTGGACAAGTGGATAGCATCAGGAGTGGTAGAGCGGTCGAGCAGCGATTGGGCGTTACTGATCGTTCCAGTAATGAAGAAGACGGAAGAAGATGGACAGCAGAAAATCAAGGTTCGGATGTGTTTGGATGCGAGGAAGTTGAACGAGAGGACTAGGCGAGATGCGTATCCATTGCCTCATCAGGATAGAATCTTGGGCAGGTTGGGCTCGTCGAAGTACCTTACAACCATCGATTTGTCCAAAGCTTTTTGGCAAATCCCTTTGGATAAGGATTCCAGAAAATTCACGGCGTTCAGGGTTTTCGGGCGAGGACTGTTCCAGTTTACCCGGCTACCGTTCGGACTGGTCAACAGCCCAGCAACGTTATCGAGGCTGATGGACCAGGTCCTGGGTTACGGGGAACTGGAACCCAACGTTTTCGTATACCTGGACGATATTGTTGTTGCCAGTAACTCGTTTGACGAACATGTACGGACTTTGGAGGAGGTAGCGAGGCGACTGAACGCGGCAAATTTGTCGATTAACTTGGAGAAATCCAAATTTTGCGTTTCAGAGTTGCCCTACCTCGGGTTCATTCTTTCGGAAAACGGAGTCCGTCCGAACCCCGATAAGGTTGAAGCGATCGTCAACTTCGAGAGACCATCCTCAATTCGCTCACTCAGAAGGTTTTTGGGGATGGTTAATTACTATCGTCGCTTCATTGACTGTTTTAGCGAAGTGACCACTCCCCTGACGGATCTCCTGAAGGGAAAACCGAAGGTCGTTAGTTGGAATCCTGAAGCGGAAAAGGCGTTCAACATTTTAAAGGAAAAGCTGATAACTGCACCGGTTTTGGCAAACCCGCGATTCGACTTGCCGTTCAAGATTCAAACCGACGCCAGTGACCTGGCAATTGCCGGTATTTTGACGCAGGAAGTCGAAGGGGCAGAACACGTCGTTGCATATTACTCGCGGAAGCTTACCACGCCGCAACGGGCTTGGAAAGCTGCAGAAAAGGAAGGTCTGGCGGCGTTGGAATCGATTGAACGGTTTCGACCTTATGTAGAGGGAACCCGATTCACGCTTATCACAGACTCTTCGGCGCTGTCGTTCATTATGAACACGAAATGGAAGCCCTCGTCAAAACTGAGCCGCTGGAGTATTCTGTTGCAACAGTACGACATGGTGGTCCAGCATAGAAAGGGATCAGAAAACATCGTTGCCGATGCGCTTTCCAGATCATTAGAGGTGCTGGAAATTAGCAGGGATACCGGCTGGTATTCAAAGCAGTTCCGCAAGGTCGAGCAGGATCCAGAGAGCTTCGCAGACTTCAAAATTGAGGACCGGAAGCTGTTTAAATTTGTGTCGGTGGCCTCGGACGTATTGGACTACCGATTCGAATGGAAGCTATGCGTGCCGGAGAATCTGAGAGAGTCTGTGCTACGGCAGGAACATGATGACGTCCTTCACCCAGGATACGAGAAGACCTTGCAGCGAATCAAGATCAGGTACTACTGGCCAAAAATGGCAGTAGATACCAAGCGTCACGTGCAGGCTTGTACCACGTGCAAGCAATGTCAGGCGAATCCTGTGGAGCGGACCAACAGGACAATTAACGCGTGTTTGCGAACCTATTTGCAGACAGACCAGCGGGTCTGGGACACCAGGGTCGCCGACATCGAAGAGCTGATTAACACCACCGTTCATGCTTCGACCGGGTTCACTCCATACCGGATTCTCTACGGACATGAGAAGGTCTTGAAAGGAGAAGAGCACAGGCGGGAAAGAGATGAAGGAGAGCTGTCGATGGAGGCAAGAGAAGAATACAGGAAAGAAGTAGGTGGAAAACTATTTGAAAAGGTGAAAGAAAACTTGGAAAAGAGTGATGGAAAGAGTAGAAAGGTATATAATTTGCGGCATAAGAAGTTTGCTCCAGCTTACCGGATTGGCCAGAAGGTGTTCAAACGTAACTTCCGGCAGTCCTCAGCTGTAGAGCATTACAATGCCAAATATGGGCCTCTGTACACGCCGTGCACCGTAATCGCGAAACGGGGAAGC